A window of Hemibagrus wyckioides isolate EC202008001 linkage group LG03, SWU_Hwy_1.0, whole genome shotgun sequence contains these coding sequences:
- the mrps26 gene encoding 28S ribosomal protein S26, mitochondrial yields the protein MFSAVVRSRIPVSFVLSPRFGVVVESVRGRKSRTDPKAKSKAGRIKTPPPVDPVEMVVLKERYTEYNLIMRALRLQFKEEMLRKRYEEETGSLAEERAKQEAEEHRSLMAWNDAENLRLRKIRELRVQAETAAAEQRRKEAAILCEQKLENYIKEKQKEILQLQEEAKNFITLENLDQRIEEALDNPKSYNFAINKEGKVVKRTVLQ from the exons ATGTTTTCAGCTGTAGTACGGAGCCGTATTCCGGTGTCTTTCGTGCTGTCCCCTCGGTTTGGTGTTGTGGTGGAGAGTGTGCGGGGCAGGAAGTCCCGCACTGACCCGAAAGCCAAGTCCAAAGCGGGCCGAATCAAGACCCCGCCCCCGGTGGACcctgtggagatggtggtgctGAAGGAGCGCTACACTGAGTACAACCTCATCATGAGGGCGCTTAG GTTACAGTTTAAAGAGGAAATGCTGAGGAAGCGCTATGAGGAAGAGACTGGCTCTTTAGCAGAAGAGAGAGCCAAACAGGAAGCTGAGGAACACAGATCATTAATGGCCTGGAATGATGCAGAAAACCTCAGATTACGAAAAATACG TGAGCTGCGTGTGCAGGCAGAGACTGCGGCTGCTGAACAGAGGAGGAAAGAGGCAGCGATTTTGTGTGAACAAAAGCTTGAGAAttacataaaagaaaaacagaaagaaatcctCCAGCTGCAG GAAGAGGCAAAGAACTTTATTACACTGGAAAATTTGGATCAGCGGATTGAGGAGGCATTAGACAACCCCAAAAGCTACAACTTTGCTATAAATAAAGAAGGAAAAGTGGTCAAACGAACTGTGCTTCAATAA